In the genome of Nycticebus coucang isolate mNycCou1 chromosome 12, mNycCou1.pri, whole genome shotgun sequence, one region contains:
- the COQ7 gene encoding 5-demethoxyubiquinone hydroxylase, mitochondrial isoform X2, whose protein sequence is MTLDTINRAAVDRIIRVDHAGEYGANRIYAGQMAILGRSSIGPIIQKMWDQEKDHLKKFNELMVTFRVRPTVLMPFWNVLGFVLGAGTALLGKEGAMACTVAVEESIAHHYNNQIRTLMEEDPEKYEELLQVIKKFRDEELEHHDIGLDHDAELAPAYAVLKSVIQAGCRAAIYVSERF, encoded by the exons ATGACCTTGGACACTATCAATAGGGCAGCTGTGGATCGAATAATCAGGGTGGATCATGCAGGCGAATATGGAGCCAACCGCATCTATGCCGGGCAGATGGCTATCCTGGGTCGTTCCAGCATCGGGCCCATCATTCAG aaaatgtGGGATCAAGAAAAAGATCATTTGAAAAAGTTCAATGAGTTGATGGTTACATTCAGGGTCCGGCCAACAGTTCTGATGCCATTTTGGAACGTGTTGGGGTTTGTACTAG GGGCGGGAACTGCCTTGCTTGGGAAGGAAGGTGCAATGGCCTGCACGGTGGCAGTGGAAGAGAGCATAGCGCATCACTACAACAACCAGATCAGGACACTGATGGAAGAGGACCCTGAAAAATATGAGGAACTTCTTCAG GTGATAAAGAAATTTCGGGATGAAGAGCTTGAGCACCATGATATAGGTCTCGACCATGATGCAGAATTG GCTCCAGCATATGCTGTCTTGAAGAGTGTTATCCAAGCGGGTTGCAGAGCAGCAATATATGTATCAGAAAGATTTTGA